One Ilumatobacter coccineus YM16-304 genomic window, GGCGACAGGTCGACGGCGAGTCGACCGGCGACCCGAGCGTCTCCGAACTGTTCGGCTTTCTCCGCTACGACGGCGGCGCACCGATCGTCCACGCGCTCCGTCTCACGATGGGCGACGACCCGTTCTTCGAGCTGTTGAGCGACTGGGTCGCCGACAACGCCGACACCTCGCGCACGACCGACGACTTCATCGACCTGGCCACCGAGGTTCACCGCAGCGACCTCACCGCCTTCTTCGACGCCTGGCTCTTCGCCGGCGATCTTCCCGACGAGTACCCGAGCTGACCGCGGGCCGCTCGTCGACCAGGCCGTGCTACTCGACGATGTCGGTCTCGGGCAGCGGCATGTGGAAGATGCCCGCCTGCGCGGAGCGCCAGTCTCCGACCCAGTCGAGTGCATCGAGCTGTGCAGCGCTGCGACGACTGCCGAGCGCCCGCATCAGTTCGAACGATCCGTCGGGCGCACCGGAGAGGTCGAGGGTGATGGTGGGCTCGGCGTCGGCGGGGCCGCCCGCCTGCCAGACGCCGGCGTCGCAGGCGAACCGCACGACGTCGCCCGAGCCGCTGGTGCGCAGGTCTCGGTCCATGATCAGCTTGGTGAACCCGAGGGTCAATGCCACGCCGCGGCTGTCGCGCCCGCCCGGTCGGCCGACCGCATGTCGAATGTCGTGTTCGTGTGCGACCGCATCGAGAACCATGCCGGCCATCTGGCCACCGCCGCTGACCATCAACTCCTTGAATGGCGGCGTGACCGACGCCCACTCGGCCATGATCTGCTCGACGTCGTGGCCGGCCCGATCGGCGATCGTGCGCGCCACCCAGGCGTCGGCGTCTGCTCCGGGAAGGTCACCGGCGAGAATCGACGCCGGGATCGCTGCCAGGTGAGCACAGGCGTCGTGCACGGTCCAGTCCGGACACGCAGGCACCACGCGCTCCGCGTCGTCGTCGCCCAGCGTCGACACGAGTTCGGCGATTCGTCGGCGGCACGCATCGTATTCGTCGGCGCATTCGGCCCAGTCCAGCAACTCGTTCATCTCGTCGAGTGTGTCAGAGTCGATTCGGTGTCTCGGAGCCGGTGCGTCGCGTACCCTGCGGGGCAGCGATGAGCGATCTGCCACCACCGTCCGTTCCGGCACCCGTTCCGCCGCCGCGATCGGGGCCGCCGAATCCGCCGTGGCCGCAGGCCGGTCCGGTCTGGAGCGCACCGCCGGTCCCCGGGTTCGCCCCGCCCAAGCCGCCGCACGAGACGCTGCCCTGGCAGCCGGGAGTGGGCGCGGTGACGGTGCTGATCGTCTCGCTGATCGCCTCCAAGTTCCTCCTCGACGCGCTGGTCGAGTTCGATTGGCCGATCGTGGTCTACGTGGTCATCCTCGGACTCGTCGGGTACGGCCCGTCGGTGGCGTGGTGGCTGGTCGCATCGAAACGATGGGGGACCGGGCAGCCGATCCGCGATGTCGGCGCCACACCGCGCTGGTCCGACCTCGGGTGGGGCCCGCTGATCTGGTTGGCGGCGATCGGCACACAGGTCGTGATCGCCATCGCGGTGATCGGCTTCGACATCCCGATCTCCAACAACACCGACGGCATCTCCGAACTGCAAGCCGATCGGAGCTACGTCGTCGCAATCGTGATCACCGCGGTGATCGCCGCACCGCTCGTGGAGGAGATCGTGTTCCGCGGCTTGATGATGCGCAGCCTGCTCGGCAGGTTCGGGCCGGTCGTGGCGGTCGGGATCCAGGGCGTGCTCTTCGGGCTCGCACACGTCGACCCCGTGCGCGGTGCGGGGAACATCGGCCTGGCGCTGGTGCTGAGCGGCGTCGGATGCGCCCTCGGCGGATTCGCCTACCTGCTGCGTCGTATCGGGCCGGCGATGGTCGCTCACTCGATCTTCAACGGCGTGGCGATGATCCTCGTGCTCACCGGCGTGGCCGATCGGGTGCGCGAGGAGAACCCCGACCCGTTCGGGTCAGTCGTCGGGAAACAGATCGCGGTTGTCGATGAGGCGAACGTCGTCGAACCACACGGCGGTGGCGACGCGAGCTGACCCGGGCTCCGAGTGCTCGTCGAAGGAGTCGAGCGGGCGGAGGGTGGAGGCGTCGAAGACCACGGTGTACTCGTGGCGCGCCCGAGGTTCGGCCGCCACGACCTGCTCCGCAGCGGCCACGGCCTCGGCGGGCGTTGCTCCGGCCGCGGTGGCGGCGACCGCCGCGTCGAGCGACCGGGGCACCGCGACCGCACGACGGCGATCGTCGGCGCTGAGGCGCACGTTCCGGCTCGATTGCGCCAGCCCGTCGGTTTCGCGCACGATCGGATGACCGATGATCTCGATGCCCATGTCGAGGTCGGCCGCCAAGCGCTTGATGATCGCCAGCTGCTGGTAGTCCTTCTGACCGAACACGGCCGTGTCGGGTCGGACCGCACCGAACAGCTTCGCCACGACCGTGACGACACCTTCGAAATGCCCCGGTCGCATCGCTCCCTCCATCACCTCGGCGAGCTCGCCGGGCACGACGCGTGTCTGGTGCCCGGACGGGTACATCGTGGCGGCGGTCGGGGCGTAGACGGCATCGACGCCCACGGCCTCACACATGGCGACGTCGTCGTCGATCGGTCGCGGATAGCTGTCGAAGTCGGCCGCTTCGTTGAACTGCAACGGGTTGACGAAGATCGACACCACCACGTCGTCGCAGCGGCGTGAGGCGTCGGCGACGAGCGCCATGTGACCGCTGTGCAACGCGCCCATCGTCGGGACGAACCCGATCGAGTGGCCGGCTCGACGCCGTGCGTCGGACCAGCAACGCATCTCGTCAGGTGTACTCAGGACCTTCATGGCGCCGAGCGTACGGGACTCGGCCGCGTGGGCAGCATCGGTCACGAGACGAGATCGGACCAGGCCGGAACGTCGCCGATCGTGTGCGCCGCGACGACGGCGTGCGTGCACGCGGATGCGAAGGCGTCGGCTGCGGCCTCGAAGATCGCGTTGAGTGCGGCGATGCGCATCGGGTGATCGCCGAGGTCGGTCGCTCCGGTCGCGAGGGCGAAGATCGTGTCGCCGTCGGTCATCGAATGCGCGGGTCGGATGGCTCGGGCGAGACCGTCGTGGGCGACCGTCGCCATCTTCGACGCCTCGGCCTTGGTGAGTTCGGCCGACACCGCCACGACGCCGATGGTGGTGTTGAGACTGGCCGCCGGTGGAGCGTTCATCGCGGCGACGACCGCCGCCCGCTGCGCAGCCGACGGGCGGGGGAGCCGGTGTCCGCCAGCCTCCCAGGGTCGCCCCGTGGCCGGGTCGATGGTGCGTCCGTTGGAGTTGACGACGGCGAGGGCCCCGACGGTGACCTCCACCTCGGGTTCGGCCTCGGTCGACGCTCCCGGGACGATCGAGCTGACGGCGGGCCGGCCGGCGATCGTGACGCGTCGACTGGCTGTGCCGACGCCACCCTGCAGGCCGCCCGACCGAGCACCCGTGCCGGCTCCGACGGCGCCCCACGCGGGAGCAGCGTTGCGACGCAGCGAGGCCCGTGCGGCTCGGCTGCCGAACGACGCGTCGGGTCGATTGCCGAACACACCGGATCTGCCGAGATCGAAGATGACCGCTCCTGGCACCACGGGGACGACGCCGTCGCCGATGGGGAACCCCAGCCCGGCTGCTTCCATCTCGGCCATCACGCCGTCGGCTGCCGCCAGTCCGTACGCGCTCCCGC contains:
- the panC gene encoding pantoate--beta-alanine ligase, whose protein sequence is MKVLSTPDEMRCWSDARRRAGHSIGFVPTMGALHSGHMALVADASRRCDDVVVSIFVNPLQFNEAADFDSYPRPIDDDVAMCEAVGVDAVYAPTAATMYPSGHQTRVVPGELAEVMEGAMRPGHFEGVVTVVAKLFGAVRPDTAVFGQKDYQQLAIIKRLAADLDMGIEIIGHPIVRETDGLAQSSRNVRLSADDRRRAVAVPRSLDAAVAATAAGATPAEAVAAAEQVVAAEPRARHEYTVVFDASTLRPLDSFDEHSEPGSARVATAVWFDDVRLIDNRDLFPDD
- a CDS encoding maleylpyruvate isomerase family mycothiol-dependent enzyme, whose protein sequence is MNELLDWAECADEYDACRRRIAELVSTLGDDDAERVVPACPDWTVHDACAHLAAIPASILAGDLPGADADAWVARTIADRAGHDVEQIMAEWASVTPPFKELMVSGGGQMAGMVLDAVAHEHDIRHAVGRPGGRDSRGVALTLGFTKLIMDRDLRTSGSGDVVRFACDAGVWQAGGPADAEPTITLDLSGAPDGSFELMRALGSRRSAAQLDALDWVGDWRSAQAGIFHMPLPETDIVE
- a CDS encoding type II CAAX endopeptidase family protein, with the protein product MSDLPPPSVPAPVPPPRSGPPNPPWPQAGPVWSAPPVPGFAPPKPPHETLPWQPGVGAVTVLIVSLIASKFLLDALVEFDWPIVVYVVILGLVGYGPSVAWWLVASKRWGTGQPIRDVGATPRWSDLGWGPLIWLAAIGTQVVIAIAVIGFDIPISNNTDGISELQADRSYVVAIVITAVIAAPLVEEIVFRGLMMRSLLGRFGPVVAVGIQGVLFGLAHVDPVRGAGNIGLALVLSGVGCALGGFAYLLRRIGPAMVAHSIFNGVAMILVLTGVADRVREENPDPFGSVVGKQIAVVDEANVVEPHGGGDAS
- a CDS encoding P1 family peptidase, with amino-acid sequence MSTLPIGSILDVDGIGVGHHQRTGKGWQTGTTVVSCRSGATPGVDVRGGGPGTRETDALRPENLVQHVHAICLTGGSAYGLAAADGVMAEMEAAGLGFPIGDGVVPVVPGAVIFDLGRSGVFGNRPDASFGSRAARASLRRNAAPAWGAVGAGTGARSGGLQGGVGTASRRVTIAGRPAVSSIVPGASTEAEPEVEVTVGALAVVNSNGRTIDPATGRPWEAGGHRLPRPSAAQRAAVVAAMNAPPAASLNTTIGVVAVSAELTKAEASKMATVAHDGLARAIRPAHSMTDGDTIFALATGATDLGDHPMRIAALNAIFEAAADAFASACTHAVVAAHTIGDVPAWSDLVS